The following DNA comes from Ornithobacterium rhinotracheale DSM 15997.
AAGGCAAGAAACGCAATCCATGAAATCACATTCACTTCTATGGCGTTTTTTCCCGAGAAAATGTAACGGCTGGCTAATTTTACCGGAAACCAATTCATTATAAAATCGGATTGTTTCCTTTGCCTTTCAATTCGCGCTCTATCGCATCTACTTTATCCAGCGACTCGTCGCTATAAAATTGTAAATCAGGAACAATTCTCATTTGTTTGCCCACACGCTCGCCTAGCAATTTGCGGAAATAACTTTTGTTATCTACAATGGTTTTAAGCACCTCTGCACGATACTGAGTAGGGAAAACGCTGATGTAGGTTTTGGCGATAGAAAGATCGCTAGTAGTGCGCACTTCCGTTACGCTCACCAGCAGCCCTTGTTTCATTTTATTGCCTTCCACACGGAAAATCTCGGCAAGTTCTTGTTGTAATAATTGATTGACTTTATGTAATCTGTTACTTTCCAAAATGTATAAAATTTAAAATTTGAATCCCAAAAATAGGAGTTTTCATTGAATTTTTAGGTATAAACCCGTGTTTAATTATAGAAAATTACACGATGCAGAATTTGGATTAAAGCTTAATTAAAGCATGAGTTTAATAATCAAAAAAGATGGAATTTGTGTTTAAGGGTTGTGTAAATAGCTTGTTTTTTAAGGGATTAAGAGAGGTTCTGTTCAATTCGATGAGAAACGATTTTATCAAAAATATTAAAATAAATCGGGATAATTATCAATTTATCCAATAATAGTTCTATCTTTGCCCCCGAATTACAGAACAGAAAAGCGTCAGGACATTTATTTTCTCCTTCATTTTTAGCAATGATTTTTTAGAATTTAAAGTTTTAGTTTTTTGTAGAAAAACAGAGGACTCTTTTCTAATATTTAAAAATCAATCATTACTAAATGAGAAAATCAAACAACAGCTTTTCAGGCTCTAAATCAGGGCGTGGAAAAAGAGGTTTTGCCTCTAAGAAAAACGGAAAATCTTTCACAAAATCAAAGAGAAACGCATCTTTTGGCGATGCTGAAAGAGGCGGAAGAGAAGAAAAATCATTCAAATTTAAAGGCGGAAAAAGCAGAAGACCTTCGGGCGGAGGCGGAAGAGGAAAAGCTAAAGGTGGAAACGGCAAAAAGCGTGGAAACTTTATCCCAGTAGAGAAATTCATTCACAAAGGGAGACCTATTCAAGAGGTGAAATACGAGGCAACGCAGCGTTACGACGAGATGCCAATTCACCCAAAATTGCTTAAAAATATCTTGAATATGGGATTTACCATGCCTACCGAGATTCAAGAAAAGGCTTTTATGCCTATTAGCGAAATCAAAGATGTTTTGGGCGTTGCCAACACAGGAACAGGGAAAACTGCGGCATATTTAATCCCAATCATCAATGCAATGCTTATGAGCGAAACACGTTTCTTTGGACTTGTAATGGTGCCTACTCGTGAGCTTGCAGAACAGGTGGAAGATGAGTTTAGAAAATTATCTAAAGGTTTAAAACTTTTCGGAACCTCATTTATCGGAGGACGCAGCATAAGCAATGATTTGCGTAAATTGAGAAAAGATTTTGATATCGTAATCGGCACGCCAGGTAGATTGGTAGATTTAAGCAAACGAAATGCTTTGAAATTCGAGAATTTCTCGGTCTTAATTCTAGATGAATTTGATCGCATGCTTGATATGGGATTCAGCCAAGATGTGAACTTTATCACGCAAAAAATGACCAATCGTGATCAGACTTTATTGTTTTCTGCCACAGTGGATCAAGCACAGAAAGAAATTGTAGATAATATTTTAGATAATCCTGTGGAAATTAAAGTTTCGCAAGGGAATGCCACCGCAGAGCATATAGACCAAGATGTAATGTACTATAAACGAAGAGATAAATTCGATGTTTTATTGTCATTATTGGAAGAGGAAGGTTTTGAGAAAGTAATGATTTTTGCGGAAACTAAACGCGCAGTGAGCGAACTTAGCGATAAACTTAAAAAAGCTAAAATCAAAAGTGATGAAATTCATGGAGATAAAACGCAAAGCTACCGTAAAATAGCATTAAAAGACTTTAAATCAGGTAAAATCAAAGTTTTGGTAGGTACCGATGTAGCCGCAAGAGGATTAGACATCAGCGATGTTACACATGTGATTAATTACCAAGTGCCGCAAGATTATGAAACGTACATTCACCGAATTGGTAGAACAGGTCGTGCCGGCAAAAAAGGTAAAGCCTATACTTTTGTAGAAAAGAAATAATTAAAAATTATAAATCAAAAGCCCCACACATTGTGGGGCTTTTTTTGTTAAAAAATTTCCCTAAATTTTGGCATTTTTATATTTTTGCCACAATTAATATTTTGTTTATGAAAAAAAGATTTTCTTTATTACTAATTAGTTTTTGTACGGTTTTTTTATTTTCACAAAAATCTAAAAAACCTTATAAAGCTGTGGATGGGATAACTTATAATGTCGGAGATTATTTGCAATTAGGTGAGCCTACAAATAATGGTAAATATCAAACTATACTTTATGCTCCAAGAACTTCTATTTCAGATGTTTTAGGGGTGATTGATGCAATTACAGATCCTACAGGAAGTTCAAGTACAACTAATTCTAAAAAAGGAGGTTTTGCCGATTCTTCAATCAAGGGGAAACCTATAAAAATAGCTTTTTTTAAAAAAGAGAATTTAGGAGAAGCTGAGGCTGTATTTGCTTATTCTCGTTATGATGCTGATAATTTTTTAAAAATATTACTTGACACATCACTCTACTATGGAGAAGTAATTACGAAAAATAAAGATTTTAAGCTAGCTAAATCAGGAGAATCATCAAATATTGATAATTCAGTAGTTTCGTTTGACCCTAATTTTGAAATTAAAATTATAGGTGATTATGGGAATGTTAAGGATAGAACAATAAAAGTTGAGTTTACAATCTACAATAAATCAGATGTAGCTCAAGAAGTATATATATCTAGAAGTCAATATTTTTATACGAATTCAATAATGACAGATTTTGATGGGAACACTTATGTGGAGAGTGACAAGAAGATTGGTTCTGATTCTTGGGGTGCTACAATTCCTTCGAAAATTAAAATGAAAGTTATATACATTTTCCCAAAGGTAATGACTAATATAAAAAAAATAAGCATTGTGGATATTCCGATGTGTAGCAAGAATGCAATACCAGGAGAGTATAATAGAAATTGTGGAAATACATATTTAAAAAATATACCTGTAAATTGGGATGATAGTGAGGTTAAAAAACAAAGTGAAGATGGTGGGAATATTCAATTATCGGATAAAGAATTGGATTTTGATATAATATCAGCAGAAGGGGATTTAAATACTAAAAAGGTAAGAATAGAATATTATTTTAGAAGTAAAGACGCTAAGGCT
Coding sequences within:
- a CDS encoding DEAD/DEAH box helicase; its protein translation is MRKSNNSFSGSKSGRGKRGFASKKNGKSFTKSKRNASFGDAERGGREEKSFKFKGGKSRRPSGGGGRGKAKGGNGKKRGNFIPVEKFIHKGRPIQEVKYEATQRYDEMPIHPKLLKNILNMGFTMPTEIQEKAFMPISEIKDVLGVANTGTGKTAAYLIPIINAMLMSETRFFGLVMVPTRELAEQVEDEFRKLSKGLKLFGTSFIGGRSISNDLRKLRKDFDIVIGTPGRLVDLSKRNALKFENFSVLILDEFDRMLDMGFSQDVNFITQKMTNRDQTLLFSATVDQAQKEIVDNILDNPVEIKVSQGNATAEHIDQDVMYYKRRDKFDVLLSLLEEEGFEKVMIFAETKRAVSELSDKLKKAKIKSDEIHGDKTQSYRKIALKDFKSGKIKVLVGTDVAARGLDISDVTHVINYQVPQDYETYIHRIGRTGRAGKKGKAYTFVEKK
- the rbfA gene encoding 30S ribosome-binding factor RbfA; this encodes MESNRLHKVNQLLQQELAEIFRVEGNKMKQGLLVSVTEVRTTSDLSIAKTYISVFPTQYRAEVLKTIVDNKSYFRKLLGERVGKQMRIVPDLQFYSDESLDKVDAIERELKGKGNNPIL